A stretch of DNA from Flavobacteriaceae bacterium MAR_2009_75:
TTTAATATTTACTTCAGCTAAAATTGGCAATCCATCACCTTGCGAAAAAGAAAATGCACCCATCAAAACGGAAAACAATGGCACAATGGCAAACGAAATAATCAAAATCACGGTAAATTCACAAATTTTTACCGCCACGCTTTTGGATACTGATTCCGCAATAGCATTTAAGGAACTATTGCCTATGACCATACACATGACCGAGCTGAACGGCAATGAGAAATATTATGATTTGCCCAAAAGTTTACCAACAAATGCCACCAATCCTGGGTCGATTAAAAATGGAGATTTAATGTTATATGGCTCAAAAACTTTGGTCCTGTTTTACAAAACCTTTCCAACCTCATACAGCTATACAAAGTTGGGAAGCATCGATGACGCCACCGGACTTGAAGAAGCCTTGGGCACCGGTAATGTTAGTGTTACTTTAGATAGCAACTAGCATAATATGTTGAAAATGTCAGGAATAGACCGTAATTTCTTTATTAAATTTATTTAATAAACTGAAAACCGACCTAACTATGAAAATAGTTCAACTTTTATTTCTTGTTATGGCGTTACAGGTATCCCCAACGTCTTTGGGTCAAACCTCCAACCCAGTAATTGACGTATTTCCCAAGGGTACCATTTTACATGGAAATGTCAACTATGCCAACGATACCCTGCAAAAACATTTGTTGGATATTTATTTACCTCAAAAAGTATCCGGCAAAATACCCTTGGTGGTTTTTGTTCATGGCGGCGGATGGATAAGTAATGACAAGTACGCCGACATCGGTTATATGAAGAATACGGTAGCGGAAATCATTAACAATGGATATGCTTTAGCTTCCATAGATTACCGATTTGCAACACAGGCCATTTTTCCGGCCCAGATTCAAGATTGTAATAGCGCGGTTTCTTTTTTATTCGATAACGCTGAAAAGTATGGGTTTGATACAGAACGGTTTGCATTAATGGGATTTTCCGCAGGAGGACATTTGGCTTCGTTTCAAGGACTATCAAACAATAACCAAATTGATGACTTCTTTATGTCCGACACATCCCGTGATTTTTCGTTTGAGGCCGTTGTGGATTTTTACGGACCTTCGGAACTAATACTATTTCCCGGTGCCAATGACCCAAAATCACCCGAAGCTTTATTAATAGGCGCAGTGCCCCTTGACCGGCCTGACCTTGCAAAGACCGCTAGTCCTACCAACTATGTGGATAAGAACGACCCTCCTTTTTTAATTATACATGGTGAAAAGGACGATTTGGTTTCCCCCAGCCACTCTCAATTACTAAGTTCTTGGTTGACTGTAAAAGGTGTGGAAAACGAATTGATTATGGTAAAGGATGCACCGCATTATGGGGAGATGTTTGATGTGGATGATATTCGAACAAAAGTTATCGCTTTTCTGGAAAAAAATTTAAAGTAATATGTTATACCTCCATCGAGTAAGCCATTCTGAATACATTAAGCCAATTGATTTTGAATAGTATATGAGAAAAATAAAAATTATTACTATGATGATTTCGGAAAATAGACCCAAATATTTGATTCCATTAAGTTTAATGTTTGGGAGCCTATTGCTATCCTGTGGGGACAACAAAGAAAATTCCTTGAAGGCGGGTCAAAGCCAGCAAAAGTTGGAATACCGCACGGTAAAAATACTTGACATAGACGGGCTTAAGTTTAAGGACCTAAATAAAAATAATCAACTCGATGTTTACGAAGATTGGCGTTTAAGCGCCGATGAACGAAGTACAGATCTGGTATTAAAGCTTAGTCTTGAACAGAAAGCAGGGCTCATGTTAATCAGTACAACCCTAATGGAAAACGATGCCGGAAGAGGGCCAAGTGAGAAGCCCATCACCAGTGGTTTTTCTGAATCAGACCGGGTAAGCGAAACGAACTTTTTTACTAAAAAACCATTGGCTGCTCCGATGATGTCTTCAGCGGGTACTACCAAGGACGTCCAGCAGTTTTATAAAAGGCATTTTATTCTAAGGGCGAATACTGCGATTGACACCCTGGCGAAATGGGCCAACCGATTACAGGAATTGTGCGAGGAAGGAGACTTCGGTATTCCGGCTACGATTGCCTCAAATCCAAGAAACCATATTACTACGGATGCCTCTGTCGGTTTAAGCATGGGAAAAACTGCTTTTACCGCCTTTCCCGGGGAACTAGGTCTGGCCGCGATGCGAGATTTTGATTTAGTGAGGGAATTTGCCGAGATCTCCCGTCAAGAGTGGCGTGCCGTAGGTCTCAACAAAGGCTATATGTATATGGCCGATTTAGCAACTGAACCCCGTTGGCAGCGAATAGAGGGAACATTTGGTGAAGATGCCGAACTAGCCGCACGAATGATAAAAGAAATTGTTTTAGGGTTTCAAGGGGATTCGTTAAATGCGACTTCGGTAGCATTGACCACAAAACACTTTCCCGGAGGTGGGTCGGGAGAAGGTGGCCAAGACCCCCATTTTGATTGGGGAAAAAAGGGTATCTACCCTGGGGGCATGTTCGAAAGAAACCTCATCCCATTTAAAGCGGCCATAAATGCCGGAACCTCCGCGATTATGCCGTACTATTCACTTCCGTCGGGCACCGAATATGAAGAAGTTGGCTTCGCATTCAATAAACGAATTCTACAGGATGTTTTAAGGGATCAGCTCGGATTTGATGGTATCATCAATTCAGATACCGGCCCTATCGAAATGATGCCCTGGGGCGTGGAAAATTTAACTATTCGAGAACGCTATAAAAAAGCTTTGGAGGCCGGGGTTAATCTCTTTTCTGGCCAGGCCGACCCTGGATTATTGATAGGTACCCTTAAAAAATACCCAGAATTACTGCCTCTTGTAGATGCTTCGGTACATAAAATATTGATTGAAAAGTTTCAATTGGGGATTTTTGAAAACCCATATGTAGATGTAGCTGCAGCCAATCAGATTATCGGTAACGATAATTTCAAGAAAAAGGCGGATGAGGCATTACGCAAGTCGATTGTAATGTTGCGAAATGAGGAAGGAACCCTGCCTTTAAAGTCAAGCACAAAGGTATATTTCGAGACCTATATGCAAATTAGGGATGGTGCTCCCTCCAACATATTCAGTACCGAAGAGAATAACTGGGGCGTGACATTCGTCAACAATCCCCAAGAAGCCGATGTAGTACTTTTATGGTTGATACCAAAGGGGCCGTCCTTATTTCAATCGAAAGGTGGACCATTACACGTAGATCTATCCAACAACGGCATCGATGTTGACTATGTGAATAAGATTTCGGCCGCAAAGCCGACTATTTTAGCCATTAACTATACGAATCCTTGGGCCATTGACGAAGTATATCAAGAAGGTTCAAAAAACATAAAAGGGATTTTGGCCACATTTGGTACAACTCCCGAAGCTGTTTTGGATATTGTGACAGGTATAATTAAGCCTTCGGGAAAAATGCCGTTTACGACTCCCATTAACGATGAAATCGCGCAAAAACAAAAATCAGATGTCCCCGGATATATGGAGGGCGCTTCTTATGGCTTGTTTCAATTTGGTGAAGGATCGACTTACAAGTGAATGTTTAATTGAAGATTCTCAATATTTTCAAGAATATAAAAAATGACAAAATCCACATACTGGCCTCTGCTCTTTAAAAGGGCGAGATATCCTAATCAATAGGTTTGAAATTCGTACGAGTTGTTGGATTTGAATCTATTTACGTATTCGCAAATTTTGTAAATTAGAAATGTTTATTCATTTATTCTTTAATTATGGCAGCATTCAACTTAAACATAAACGGAGTACAACACGAATTAGATGTAGACCCGAACACCCCAATGCTTTGGGTACTGAGAGACCATGTAAAATTGTTAGGCACTAAATACGGTTGCGGTATCGCCCAATGTGGTGCCTGTACGGTGCATTTAGGCGACAATGCTGTACGTTCTTGTCAGTTGCCCGTTTCCGCGGTAGG
This window harbors:
- a CDS encoding acetyl esterase/lipase codes for the protein MKIVQLLFLVMALQVSPTSLGQTSNPVIDVFPKGTILHGNVNYANDTLQKHLLDIYLPQKVSGKIPLVVFVHGGGWISNDKYADIGYMKNTVAEIINNGYALASIDYRFATQAIFPAQIQDCNSAVSFLFDNAEKYGFDTERFALMGFSAGGHLASFQGLSNNNQIDDFFMSDTSRDFSFEAVVDFYGPSELILFPGANDPKSPEALLIGAVPLDRPDLAKTASPTNYVDKNDPPFLIIHGEKDDLVSPSHSQLLSSWLTVKGVENELIMVKDAPHYGEMFDVDDIRTKVIAFLEKNLK
- a CDS encoding beta-glucosidase — translated: MMISENRPKYLIPLSLMFGSLLLSCGDNKENSLKAGQSQQKLEYRTVKILDIDGLKFKDLNKNNQLDVYEDWRLSADERSTDLVLKLSLEQKAGLMLISTTLMENDAGRGPSEKPITSGFSESDRVSETNFFTKKPLAAPMMSSAGTTKDVQQFYKRHFILRANTAIDTLAKWANRLQELCEEGDFGIPATIASNPRNHITTDASVGLSMGKTAFTAFPGELGLAAMRDFDLVREFAEISRQEWRAVGLNKGYMYMADLATEPRWQRIEGTFGEDAELAARMIKEIVLGFQGDSLNATSVALTTKHFPGGGSGEGGQDPHFDWGKKGIYPGGMFERNLIPFKAAINAGTSAIMPYYSLPSGTEYEEVGFAFNKRILQDVLRDQLGFDGIINSDTGPIEMMPWGVENLTIRERYKKALEAGVNLFSGQADPGLLIGTLKKYPELLPLVDASVHKILIEKFQLGIFENPYVDVAAANQIIGNDNFKKKADEALRKSIVMLRNEEGTLPLKSSTKVYFETYMQIRDGAPSNIFSTEENNWGVTFVNNPQEADVVLLWLIPKGPSLFQSKGGPLHVDLSNNGIDVDYVNKISAAKPTILAINYTNPWAIDEVYQEGSKNIKGILATFGTTPEAVLDIVTGIIKPSGKMPFTTPINDEIAQKQKSDVPGYMEGASYGLFQFGEGSTYK